From a single Fulvivirga ulvae genomic region:
- a CDS encoding helix-turn-helix domain-containing protein — MLDIILELVVIASGVLGCFISISLLTTPFYKSKANAYLSFSMLILVGITLLGWYGAEGGIFEFLQGIMWEFLIATTLFHYFLIHIQHEYLKRSWLKWLYFPFIITLLIDTFLDFDFIFNLYDSSFDIEDTAVEVIYTLEAVFSLAYNIILILWSRRLIEHSETTSKEKKHWLLRLNLFIIVIILIWLLSDIEDFLLDSELSSDLLWLVLSFLSWWVLYYGVFRLQIIVQKDEIHQRLMAGEATDPFEKKKKAIATASRIIEQLYKLMDEEELYKDPLLSRYDLAKQLNISEGHLSQIINQEINKSTIQFVNEYRVGLAKKLLRDPAFDKYSIEAIGMEAGFKSKSVFYNIFKTATGMSPGAYRKRREKS; from the coding sequence TTGTTAGACATAATTCTGGAACTAGTAGTCATTGCCAGCGGAGTCCTGGGTTGCTTTATAAGCATATCATTATTAACTACCCCGTTCTACAAAAGTAAAGCAAACGCCTACTTGTCTTTCTCCATGCTAATACTGGTTGGGATAACCTTGTTGGGCTGGTATGGAGCAGAAGGCGGTATTTTTGAATTCCTGCAAGGCATAATGTGGGAGTTTCTTATAGCAACAACCCTGTTTCATTATTTTCTGATTCATATTCAACACGAATATTTAAAGCGAAGTTGGCTAAAATGGCTATACTTTCCTTTTATAATTACCTTGCTCATAGACACCTTTCTGGACTTTGATTTTATCTTCAACCTCTATGATTCTTCTTTTGACATAGAAGATACGGCTGTTGAAGTAATCTATACTTTAGAAGCCGTTTTTTCCCTGGCATATAATATTATTTTAATCCTCTGGAGCAGGCGTTTGATCGAGCATTCCGAAACCACCTCTAAAGAGAAAAAGCACTGGCTGTTAAGATTAAATCTGTTTATCATAGTCATCATTCTGATATGGTTACTATCAGATATAGAAGATTTTCTGCTCGATTCCGAGCTTTCCTCAGATTTGCTATGGCTGGTGCTTTCCTTCTTGTCATGGTGGGTACTATATTATGGCGTGTTCAGGCTGCAAATAATAGTTCAAAAGGATGAAATACACCAACGCCTGATGGCGGGAGAGGCAACAGATCCTTTTGAAAAAAAGAAGAAAGCCATTGCTACTGCTTCCAGGATTATTGAACAACTGTACAAATTAATGGATGAAGAAGAACTTTATAAAGATCCTCTTCTAAGCCGGTACGATCTGGCAAAGCAGCTCAACATCAGTGAGGGGCACCTGTCCCAGATTATAAATCAGGAAATTAATAAAAGTACGATCCAATTCGTGAACGAATACAGGGTTGGGTTAGCCAAAAAATTATTGAGAGATCCGGCATTCGACAAATACTCGATTGAAGCCATTGGTATGGAAGCCGGCTTTAAGTCCAAAAGCGTTTTCTATAATATCTTTAAAACAGCCACCGGCATGTCACCGGGAGCGTACAGAAAGCGCCGTGAAAAGTCCTGA
- a CDS encoding serine hydrolase domain-containing protein: protein MKRAIYFLLVTALIMSGCREDDGTPVNVTDEKSLTLRLEEILNQSELPGLTVGIVKKGTAVYQRSFGVQDIEENIAYTNQTIQPIASISKSFIGVAVVKCIELGYFTLDTPINDILSEDLVNPKNPLAKILVKHLVNHTSGLVDAEDTYLSSYYILNGQSTTSAGAEMFQDYGITQREPKTLEEFITSYFYEGGSYYSLDNFENTAPGESENYSNAASSLMAHLIAKASGMNYRDFVSTHIFDPLSMDNTSFQYELPNDNYAILYWDKATPLPFYDLESFPDGGIKTSNEDMMKYMVNMIAGARGETNTLFGEEYYKLLFSETSPTYTIFWDVDPGENAYGSRGGDIGTTTELHFSAKHNVGFFTLSNYDAASTDSHEEHYEEVMDQINESINQFFAN from the coding sequence ATGAAAAGAGCAATTTATTTTTTATTGGTTACCGCCCTGATTATGTCGGGTTGTAGAGAAGATGATGGTACCCCTGTTAATGTGACGGATGAGAAGAGCTTAACCCTTAGGCTGGAAGAGATTCTAAATCAATCAGAGCTTCCAGGCCTCACCGTGGGAATTGTCAAGAAAGGTACTGCGGTATACCAAAGAAGTTTTGGTGTTCAGGATATTGAAGAAAATATTGCATATACCAATCAAACCATCCAGCCCATAGCATCAATCAGTAAATCATTCATTGGTGTAGCTGTCGTAAAATGTATAGAGTTAGGGTATTTTACTTTAGATACCCCAATAAACGACATTTTGTCTGAGGATTTGGTCAACCCCAAAAATCCATTGGCCAAAATACTCGTAAAGCACCTGGTCAACCATACGTCCGGCCTGGTGGATGCCGAAGATACCTATTTAAGCTCCTACTATATTTTAAATGGACAGAGCACGACATCCGCTGGTGCCGAAATGTTTCAGGATTACGGAATTACGCAACGCGAACCTAAGACATTGGAGGAATTCATAACTTCTTATTTCTATGAAGGAGGAAGTTATTATAGCCTGGATAATTTTGAGAATACAGCCCCGGGAGAAAGTGAGAACTATTCAAATGCTGCTTCTTCCTTGATGGCACATTTAATAGCAAAAGCTTCCGGGATGAACTACCGGGATTTTGTGAGTACACACATATTTGATCCGTTGAGTATGGATAACACTTCGTTTCAGTACGAATTGCCCAATGACAATTATGCTATACTCTACTGGGATAAAGCCACACCTTTACCGTTTTATGACCTCGAATCTTTCCCTGATGGAGGAATAAAAACATCTAATGAAGATATGATGAAGTATATGGTGAACATGATAGCCGGAGCGAGAGGAGAGACCAATACGTTGTTTGGAGAGGAGTATTATAAACTGCTGTTCTCAGAAACATCTCCTACCTATACTATATTTTGGGATGTAGACCCCGGAGAAAATGCATACGGTAGTCGGGGAGGGGATATTGGAACTACTACGGAACTACACTTTAGTGCCAAACATAACGTAGGTTTCTTCACGCTTAGCAATTATGATGCAGCTTCAACTGATAGCCATGAAGAACACTACGAAGAAGTAATGGATCAAATTAATGAAAGTATAAACCAGTTTTTCGCAAATTAG
- a CDS encoding Crp/Fnr family transcriptional regulator, with product MVIDEGILESYGAKAISLKKNEVLFLEGSASLNYYQVAEGIIKMNNFSTDGQEFIQGIFKNGESFGEPPLFGGFPYPANADAVVDSVIWKLSKENFIRLLKENFELHLKFCAILSKRLQFKAMMAKEISSYTPEHRVLTLIDYFKKKEDTKDSKTYEVPFTRQQIADMTGLRVETVIRTIKALAAKKELQIIKRKVFRDYAA from the coding sequence ATGGTAATAGATGAAGGTATATTAGAAAGCTACGGGGCCAAAGCCATTTCATTGAAGAAGAATGAGGTGCTTTTTCTTGAAGGGAGTGCTTCTCTCAATTATTATCAGGTCGCAGAAGGCATCATCAAAATGAACAATTTCAGTACCGATGGTCAGGAGTTTATCCAAGGTATTTTTAAGAATGGAGAAAGCTTTGGAGAACCCCCTTTGTTCGGCGGCTTCCCCTACCCTGCCAATGCCGATGCTGTGGTTGACTCCGTAATATGGAAACTTTCAAAAGAGAATTTTATCAGGCTTCTGAAAGAGAATTTCGAACTACACCTGAAATTCTGCGCCATACTAAGCAAGCGTCTTCAGTTCAAAGCTATGATGGCCAAAGAAATTTCCAGCTACACTCCTGAACACCGGGTGCTTACGCTGATTGACTACTTCAAAAAGAAAGAAGATACCAAGGATAGCAAGACGTATGAAGTCCCCTTTACCCGGCAACAAATAGCCGATATGACAGGTCTGAGGGTTGAAACAGTAATCAGGACGATAAAAGCATTAGCCGCTAAAAAGGAGCTGCAGATCATTAAGCGAAAGGTTTTCCGGGACTATGCGGCTTAG
- a CDS encoding TonB-dependent receptor, translated as MKQALLLFSMLLFAAISSLWAQSDNGTIRGKITNEQGEPLPGIAVGLKGTAYGAPADAQGVYHIYNVPAGDYTIVVSGIGYERQTKKVALAMAATINLDFKLKEYTEQLQTVEVIGRRETDYKNEVSYVASKTATPLKDIPQAVSYVTKEVIADQQAYRIGDIVKNISGVNMFSSYDDFTFRGFRSGSSDSKMINGLRTVGIFGPQPILANIERVEVIKGPASALFANTTPGGTMNYVTKKPLTENRKAISFTTGSFNTLRANADFTGAMNEEGTLLYRLNMAYENSDSYRDLQKNKSLMVAPSISFLPTDKTRINFDLVVTQYDGKLDRGQPIFGATSGTDLNSTPISFAIGETNDYHTNNVQYFTLSLNHQFTDALSFNASYMKFAWDEDLFEHRTSNSFAVDSLGNEIPTLMNMQVINRMRKLVSDNLSTYLVYHAKTGAIDHNLVAGVDYIQQKQPVGGGQSRAYGYRKTDGSIANSYNPANAEEYLFENGMPVPNIPHFDLENPQYNVTYAHEYIFNNKTSYAPTKYYTYGFYIQDQISFDRLKVLLSLRHENYRDVLDYDTPDENTVKQDKLLPRVGVVYSLNDKINLYGTYTESFQPQTASSLLDPNAGGPFDPLSSNMVEFGSKTELIHKRLAANIALYRIEQNNILVSANDATNPDLLEQRGQEVSKGVELDLMGTITPNLSITANYAYNRAEITKSDNEEEVGNIKENAPEHQGGFWAKYTIDKGKLSGLGIAFGGNFVTERVTFDTYTLGLMLPGYVVFDAALFYKVNKFNISANLNNVFDKTHWAGGYSYTRLFPGAPRNYLLSVGYTF; from the coding sequence ATGAAACAAGCTTTACTATTATTTTCAATGTTGCTTTTTGCCGCAATAAGTTCATTATGGGCGCAATCTGACAACGGAACCATCCGCGGTAAAATAACCAATGAGCAGGGAGAGCCTCTGCCGGGCATTGCGGTAGGCCTTAAGGGTACTGCTTACGGTGCCCCAGCCGATGCTCAGGGCGTTTACCACATTTACAATGTACCCGCCGGAGATTATACCATAGTGGTTTCCGGTATTGGTTATGAAAGACAGACCAAAAAAGTTGCCCTGGCTATGGCAGCTACTATCAATCTTGATTTTAAGCTTAAAGAATATACGGAGCAACTTCAAACCGTAGAAGTAATCGGAAGAAGGGAAACCGATTATAAGAATGAGGTGTCATACGTGGCATCCAAAACTGCTACCCCGCTTAAGGATATACCCCAGGCGGTAAGTTATGTAACGAAAGAAGTTATTGCCGACCAGCAGGCCTATCGCATTGGAGATATTGTTAAAAATATCAGTGGTGTGAATATGTTTTCCAGTTATGATGATTTCACATTTCGTGGATTCAGAAGTGGAAGCAGTGATAGTAAAATGATCAACGGGTTGCGAACTGTAGGTATTTTTGGGCCTCAGCCTATCCTTGCCAATATTGAAAGGGTAGAGGTAATCAAAGGCCCTGCATCAGCGCTTTTTGCTAATACCACACCTGGCGGTACTATGAATTATGTAACCAAAAAGCCTCTCACCGAAAATCGCAAAGCCATTAGTTTTACTACAGGCAGTTTTAACACCCTGCGTGCCAATGCTGACTTTACCGGAGCTATGAATGAAGAAGGGACTTTGCTGTACAGACTTAACATGGCCTATGAAAACTCTGACTCATACCGTGACCTGCAAAAGAACAAATCGTTGATGGTGGCACCTTCCATTTCGTTTTTACCTACTGATAAAACAAGGATCAACTTTGACCTGGTGGTGACCCAATATGACGGAAAGCTTGATCGTGGCCAGCCGATATTCGGAGCTACTTCCGGTACTGACCTTAACAGTACACCGATCTCTTTTGCTATTGGAGAGACCAACGATTATCATACCAACAACGTGCAGTACTTTACATTGTCATTAAACCACCAGTTTACAGATGCTCTTTCATTTAATGCTTCATATATGAAGTTTGCCTGGGATGAAGACCTTTTTGAGCACAGGACTTCCAACAGTTTTGCTGTGGATAGCCTGGGCAATGAGATCCCTACGCTGATGAACATGCAGGTGATCAATAGAATGAGAAAACTCGTATCTGATAACCTGAGCACTTACCTGGTTTACCATGCAAAAACAGGAGCCATCGACCATAATCTGGTGGCCGGGGTTGATTACATCCAGCAGAAGCAGCCTGTAGGTGGCGGACAGTCCAGGGCATACGGCTACAGAAAAACAGACGGCTCTATTGCCAACAGCTATAACCCTGCAAATGCAGAAGAATACCTGTTTGAGAACGGCATGCCGGTGCCCAACATCCCGCATTTTGATCTGGAAAACCCACAATACAATGTGACTTATGCACATGAATACATTTTTAACAACAAAACAAGCTATGCACCGACGAAGTATTACACCTACGGGTTCTACATCCAGGACCAGATCAGCTTTGATAGATTAAAAGTATTGTTGTCGCTCCGACATGAAAACTACCGCGATGTACTGGACTATGACACACCGGATGAGAATACAGTAAAACAGGACAAGCTACTTCCACGTGTTGGAGTGGTTTATTCCCTCAATGATAAGATCAACCTTTACGGTACTTATACAGAGAGCTTCCAGCCACAAACCGCGTCATCCCTTTTAGACCCCAACGCCGGTGGGCCGTTTGACCCGTTGTCATCAAACATGGTAGAGTTTGGTTCCAAAACTGAGCTTATCCATAAGCGATTAGCAGCTAACATTGCCTTATACAGGATTGAGCAAAACAACATCCTTGTAAGTGCAAATGATGCCACCAACCCTGATCTGCTTGAGCAGAGAGGTCAGGAAGTTTCAAAAGGTGTTGAGCTGGATTTGATGGGTACTATTACGCCGAATTTGAGCATAACCGCTAACTATGCCTACAACAGGGCAGAGATCACGAAAAGTGATAATGAAGAGGAGGTAGGAAATATCAAGGAAAATGCCCCTGAGCATCAGGGTGGTTTCTGGGCCAAGTACACCATAGACAAAGGTAAGCTTAGCGGCCTGGGAATAGCCTTTGGTGGTAACTTTGTAACTGAAAGGGTAACCTTCGATACTTACACCCTGGGACTGATGCTGCCGGGTTATGTGGTGTTTGACGCAGCGCTCTTCTATAAAGTGAACAAATTCAATATTTCAGCCAACCTCAACAATGTTTTTGATAAAACACACTGGGCAGGTGGCTATAGCTATACCCGTTTGTTCCCCGGAGCACCCCGTAACTACCTTTTGAGTGTTGGCTATACCTTTTAA
- a CDS encoding PepSY-associated TM helix domain-containing protein, whose product MSFKLNKKLFFRIHSWIGIKLSILFFIVCFSGTLATLSHEMDWLFIPEMRVTPQDKLASKNEIVRNIQAQFPNGRIQFWSATEEPYLCDIVYIIEEGELTYGLVNRYTGALQGHANLTFARFFRDLHYYLFIPFQVGHFTVLIFAFLLLISFVTALLFYKKWYKKLFQLTINKGPLVFFRSLHRLVGVWSVPFTLLFSITGIWYFIERANIGGVSDIANTSSPEAADTVRLAEGQILSYSVNYDSAIAVAQREIPGLVIKDILPPSAPGKPLYVNGTSGVPLVRNRANRVYLDPFTYEVLKVQRAESLNTVTWLNDIADPLHFGYWGGLTTKFIWFIFGLGISSLILTGIWISLKRKVKGKAKQKAIKMGGWIYVNTFVYGALLVFMYFMLIDRYNASAMALAVITVGWLVFIGLTWYIFVYRLRRMR is encoded by the coding sequence TTGAGCTTCAAATTAAACAAGAAGTTATTTTTCCGTATCCACAGCTGGATTGGTATCAAGTTAAGCATACTATTTTTTATAGTATGCTTTTCTGGTACCCTGGCTACGTTGAGCCATGAGATGGACTGGCTCTTTATACCTGAAATGAGGGTAACGCCGCAGGATAAGCTGGCTTCAAAAAATGAGATCGTACGTAATATTCAAGCGCAGTTCCCCAATGGCCGCATCCAGTTTTGGAGTGCAACAGAAGAACCATATCTCTGCGATATTGTCTATATCATCGAGGAGGGCGAGCTTACCTATGGCTTGGTAAATCGCTATACCGGCGCTCTGCAGGGGCATGCCAACCTTACCTTTGCACGATTTTTCCGTGACCTGCATTACTACCTGTTCATTCCGTTTCAGGTAGGGCATTTTACCGTACTTATTTTTGCCTTTTTGCTGCTTATCTCTTTTGTTACCGCCTTGCTGTTTTACAAAAAGTGGTACAAGAAGCTTTTCCAACTGACCATAAACAAAGGTCCGCTGGTGTTTTTCCGCAGCCTGCACCGGCTGGTAGGTGTGTGGTCGGTGCCTTTTACGCTGTTATTTTCCATAACCGGAATCTGGTATTTTATAGAAAGGGCAAACATCGGAGGTGTATCCGATATTGCCAATACATCATCACCGGAAGCTGCAGATACAGTCAGGCTTGCCGAAGGGCAGATTCTATCTTACAGCGTGAATTACGATAGTGCCATAGCCGTAGCCCAACGGGAAATTCCCGGTCTGGTCATCAAAGACATCCTGCCACCTTCTGCCCCGGGTAAGCCACTTTATGTTAACGGGACAAGTGGTGTTCCGTTGGTTCGGAACCGCGCCAACCGCGTATACCTCGATCCTTTTACTTATGAAGTATTGAAGGTACAGCGTGCAGAGTCACTCAACACAGTTACATGGCTCAACGACATCGCCGATCCACTACATTTTGGCTATTGGGGTGGGCTCACCACCAAATTCATCTGGTTTATTTTTGGACTGGGCATATCATCACTCATTCTTACTGGCATCTGGATAAGCCTGAAAAGAAAGGTGAAAGGTAAAGCCAAACAAAAAGCAATAAAGATGGGAGGCTGGATTTATGTTAACACGTTTGTTTATGGAGCTTTGCTTGTTTTTATGTATTTCATGCTCATTGACAGGTACAATGCTTCTGCTATGGCCCTGGCTGTCATTACGGTTGGCTGGCTGGTATTTATTGGATTAACCTGGTATATTTTCGTATACAGGCTGAGACGGATGAGGTGA
- a CDS encoding PPK2 family polyphosphate kinase, which translates to MVELDKISTLPPESAVKEEYTQQLSGLRNELFQLQNKLYADGRYSVLIVLQGLDTSGKDGTIRHAFSGMNPQGVQVTSFKKPTEDEMKHDFLWRVYPHFPAKGMIRVFNRSYYEDILVPTVNQSLSDEILQHRTSLINELEHHLTASNTLILKYYLHISSEEQKERIEDRKAKPHKRWKYAREDEKIPLQWDDYQQAYHTVINKCNDIPWHIIPSDKRWYRNHTAAKILLDELQKLDLRYPDWKE; encoded by the coding sequence ATGGTTGAACTCGATAAAATTTCTACACTTCCACCGGAAAGTGCCGTTAAGGAAGAATATACGCAGCAGCTATCCGGCTTGCGCAATGAATTATTTCAATTGCAAAACAAGCTCTATGCAGACGGACGCTATAGTGTGCTTATTGTTTTGCAGGGACTGGACACCTCTGGGAAAGATGGCACAATTCGTCATGCATTTAGCGGTATGAACCCCCAGGGAGTACAGGTAACTTCGTTTAAAAAGCCTACTGAAGATGAAATGAAGCACGATTTCTTATGGCGTGTCTACCCTCACTTTCCTGCAAAAGGCATGATCAGGGTTTTTAACCGGTCGTATTACGAAGACATCCTCGTGCCCACCGTTAATCAAAGCCTGAGTGATGAAATATTACAACATCGCACCAGCTTGATTAACGAGCTGGAACATCACCTCACGGCAAGCAATACATTGATCCTCAAATATTATCTCCATATATCATCCGAAGAACAAAAAGAGCGTATAGAAGACCGAAAAGCCAAACCTCACAAGCGCTGGAAATACGCCAGGGAAGACGAAAAAATACCACTTCAGTGGGACGACTACCAGCAAGCTTACCATACAGTGATAAACAAATGTAATGACATCCCATGGCATATCATCCCCTCCGACAAACGCTGGTACCGCAACCACACCGCCGCCAAAATCTTACTAGATGAATTGCAAAAACTGGATTTGAGGTATCCGGATTGGAAAGAGTAG
- a CDS encoding putative inorganic carbon transporter subunit DabA, translated as MESIKDLFDEQDVLFKISHNLPAQSALRDFVHHNTIHAVQYLKFYEALRQTSQMFGYKTYLSIAEFMNLFYQGKIHEHILDRVIREKKEKKVSLPGKKSFSGTIMKKRFPG; from the coding sequence ATGGAATCCATAAAAGATCTGTTTGATGAACAGGATGTCCTTTTCAAAATTTCACACAACCTGCCTGCACAGTCAGCACTTAGGGACTTTGTTCATCATAATACCATACATGCCGTTCAGTATTTAAAATTTTACGAAGCATTACGCCAGACTTCTCAAATGTTTGGTTACAAAACCTATTTATCGATCGCTGAATTTATGAACCTGTTTTACCAGGGCAAGATCCATGAACATATTCTGGACAGGGTGATCAGGGAGAAAAAGGAGAAGAAGGTTTCCTTGCCTGGAAAGAAAAGCTTTTCAGGCACAATTATGAAGAAACGGTTTCCCGGTTAG
- a CDS encoding putative inorganic carbon transporter subunit DabA has protein sequence MRIQWEKQYKINPDESVHPLLFSLLTEYLDQDVSLQASAGKEFLMFVKEVEQNEQGRIFKSSRPRKLLVEGQCNIGDLLKILVEDQALFEQYLFCQQFSHPGWSGMVSAIEHQPDKLPDGKNITLHDLICLELLLEIDALDHKFGEAWEPLGVGAGYLADPLLQTGPLTEPEEVLLLWQEAFEWSCFDNVVKSILQPPTQKSDPKRFQVMFCMNDKEYSLKNCIEQIRPDIETFDTPGYFGVEFYFKPEQSKYYTRACPSRTTPGYLIREEPGRHNLRHLYNSDQSPLSRLILRLLLVWSAVKRLSGIFRPALHSATSHSAPHIDKQSYLTIEYEGEEVGGLQVGFAVEEMARRVGSILRSIGLIRGFASVIYVIGHNINAVNARVFSHMANLKTVRDRLRKDGLDIPDEVVFIGALYDAVHDEIEFYDEVSLSPGQKSSHDLNQVIFGRALSRNARIYSGKVSVAITRKVPNIYEGGKEISWSGHPMSKRKIAKA, from the coding sequence ATGAGAATCCAATGGGAAAAACAGTATAAGATTAATCCTGACGAGTCCGTGCACCCCCTTCTCTTCAGCTTGCTTACCGAATATCTTGATCAGGATGTGTCTCTACAGGCATCTGCCGGTAAAGAATTCCTGATGTTCGTTAAGGAAGTTGAGCAAAATGAACAGGGTAGAATTTTTAAAAGCTCCAGACCGCGGAAACTGCTTGTGGAAGGACAATGCAACATCGGGGATTTGCTTAAGATATTAGTAGAAGATCAGGCCTTGTTTGAGCAATACCTCTTCTGTCAGCAATTCTCTCACCCCGGGTGGTCAGGCATGGTTTCAGCCATAGAGCACCAGCCAGACAAATTACCTGATGGCAAAAATATCACACTACATGATTTGATATGTCTGGAGCTACTATTGGAAATAGATGCCCTTGACCATAAATTCGGGGAGGCTTGGGAACCACTGGGTGTCGGTGCCGGGTATCTGGCCGATCCCTTGCTTCAAACAGGGCCACTTACAGAGCCAGAAGAGGTACTGCTCCTGTGGCAGGAAGCTTTTGAGTGGAGTTGTTTTGATAATGTGGTTAAAAGTATATTACAGCCCCCGACACAAAAGAGTGATCCTAAGAGGTTTCAGGTTATGTTTTGCATGAATGATAAGGAATACTCCCTGAAAAACTGCATTGAGCAAATAAGACCCGACATTGAAACTTTTGATACACCCGGATATTTTGGTGTTGAGTTTTATTTTAAACCGGAGCAAAGTAAATACTACACCAGGGCCTGCCCTTCCAGAACTACACCCGGATACCTGATCCGTGAGGAACCTGGCCGACATAATCTGAGGCACCTGTATAACAGTGATCAGTCTCCGCTAAGTCGGCTCATATTAAGGTTACTTCTGGTTTGGTCGGCTGTTAAGCGCTTGTCCGGCATCTTCCGGCCTGCATTACATTCGGCCACATCCCATTCTGCCCCACATATAGATAAGCAATCCTACCTCACTATTGAATACGAGGGCGAAGAAGTGGGGGGATTACAGGTAGGTTTTGCGGTGGAGGAGATGGCCCGGCGTGTTGGCAGCATCCTGCGCAGTATCGGACTTATCAGGGGGTTTGCGTCGGTTATCTATGTGATAGGGCATAATATAAATGCAGTTAATGCCAGGGTATTTTCACATATGGCGAACCTCAAAACTGTAAGAGACCGGCTCAGAAAGGATGGCCTCGACATCCCAGATGAAGTGGTGTTTATAGGTGCACTATATGACGCTGTTCACGATGAGATCGAGTTTTATGATGAGGTAAGCCTCTCCCCGGGGCAGAAGAGCAGCCATGATCTCAATCAGGTAATATTCGGGCGGGCACTGTCGCGGAATGCCAGAATATACTCAGGAAAGGTTAGTGTAGCAATAACCAGAAAAGTACCAAACATTTATGAAGGTGGTAAAGAAATTTCATGGTCTGGCCACCCAATGTCAAAACGAAAAATAGCAAAAGCATGA
- a CDS encoding carbonic anhydrase has product MNNLKSYCDQITEKTVMIFCSDCKSPLEVMDSKNLIIHNVLGGIITETNAYNMNWLRRCIEEEAVSQLVFVGHLNCQVLKYLLDDHSGITLWKEARSYVEALAEEIVGLNFGLYDRGWYLMHRHVALQVKKLSGIPYIREKIEKDKLIVTGIVIDDREPNLLEETDLDLFENLKFKLN; this is encoded by the coding sequence ATGAATAATTTAAAATCTTACTGCGATCAGATCACGGAAAAAACGGTCATGATTTTTTGTAGTGACTGTAAGAGCCCACTGGAGGTTATGGATAGCAAAAACCTGATCATTCATAATGTATTAGGAGGAATAATTACCGAAACGAATGCTTATAATATGAATTGGCTCAGGCGCTGTATTGAGGAAGAAGCAGTGAGCCAGCTCGTTTTTGTAGGACACCTCAATTGTCAGGTGCTGAAATATTTGCTCGATGACCACTCCGGTATAACATTATGGAAAGAAGCCCGTAGCTATGTGGAGGCCCTTGCGGAAGAGATAGTCGGTTTAAACTTTGGGCTGTATGACAGGGGTTGGTATCTTATGCATCGTCATGTAGCTTTACAGGTCAAAAAACTTTCCGGTATACCTTATATCCGTGAAAAAATCGAAAAGGACAAACTTATAGTGACCGGGATAGTTATTGATGACAGGGAACCTAATCTTCTCGAAGAGACTGACCTTGACCTATTTGAAAATTTAAAATTTAAACTGAATTAA